One Bacillus amyloliquefaciens DSM 7 = ATCC 23350 DNA window includes the following coding sequences:
- a CDS encoding pyridoxal phosphate-dependent aminotransferase, whose translation MTVAGLSREVTENLEKGSWIRKLFDEGARLKKEFGADKVFDFSIGNPVAEPPETFKKALCEAAETGRHGYIQNQGLPEAREKVAGFLSERFQTEISARHTVMTVGAGGGLNVALKSILNPGEEVILLSPYFAEYKAYVENYRGSPVICPLTDSFEIDIEAVREAITPRTKGLIVNTPHNPTGTVLNQKNLNDLGALLKEAEERNGQSIFILFDEPYSQLIYGEEQANPFQAYHRVILVSSFSKDLGIAGERLGYIATDAQIPERGLLTDALVFCNRTLGFVNAPVMMQRAIAKMDDLSIDAEPYRKRRDLMVDILTEAGFEFEMPKGGFFVFPKSPIEDEVAFCMHAAQKYKLLIVPGSGFGKSGYFRLSFSVPSEQIRQSRDIFKALYQDFSS comes from the coding sequence ATGACAGTGGCCGGTTTATCACGGGAAGTGACAGAAAATCTGGAGAAAGGCTCTTGGATACGAAAACTATTTGATGAAGGCGCGCGGCTGAAAAAAGAATTCGGCGCCGATAAGGTGTTTGACTTTTCAATAGGAAATCCGGTTGCGGAGCCGCCAGAAACATTTAAAAAGGCGCTTTGCGAAGCGGCTGAAACAGGTAGGCACGGATACATACAAAACCAGGGGCTTCCGGAGGCGAGAGAGAAGGTTGCAGGCTTTTTGTCAGAGCGGTTTCAGACCGAGATTTCTGCCAGGCATACAGTCATGACGGTCGGGGCAGGCGGAGGGCTGAATGTTGCGCTGAAGAGCATCCTGAACCCGGGGGAAGAAGTCATCCTTCTTTCACCTTATTTCGCGGAATATAAAGCGTATGTTGAAAATTACCGCGGCAGCCCCGTCATCTGCCCGCTGACTGACTCATTTGAGATTGATATTGAAGCGGTGAGAGAAGCGATCACTCCCCGTACGAAAGGACTGATCGTCAATACGCCGCATAACCCGACGGGGACTGTGCTGAACCAGAAAAATCTTAATGATTTGGGCGCCTTATTAAAAGAAGCCGAGGAGCGGAACGGGCAAAGCATCTTCATTTTGTTTGATGAACCGTACAGCCAGCTGATCTACGGAGAAGAACAGGCGAATCCGTTTCAGGCGTATCACCGCGTTATTTTAGTCAGTTCGTTCAGTAAAGATCTCGGCATTGCGGGGGAAAGGCTCGGGTATATCGCAACAGACGCCCAAATACCTGAGCGCGGCCTTCTGACGGATGCGCTCGTTTTCTGCAACCGGACGCTCGGCTTTGTGAATGCACCGGTCATGATGCAGCGCGCAATAGCGAAAATGGACGATCTTTCGATTGACGCCGAACCTTATCGAAAGCGGAGAGATCTTATGGTGGACATCCTCACAGAAGCCGGCTTTGAATTTGAAATGCCGAAAGGAGGCTTTTTCGTCTTTCCAAAATCACCGATTGAAGACGAGGTGGCTTTCTGCATGCATGCCGCACAGAAATATAAACTATTGATCGTACCCGGCAGCGGATTTGGAAAAAGCGGCTATTTCCGATTATCTTTCAGCGTGCCTTCAGAACAGATCAGACAGTCGCGGGACATTTTCAAAGCACTGTATCAAGATTTTTCTTCATAG
- a CDS encoding beta-ketoacyl synthase N-terminal-like domain-containing protein, which translates to MSRRNDGTSDISITGIGVLTAVGQGKEAFLDALMDGRHAFDVMKRPGRQKGSSFIGAELSGLTPPDALSKRLYRRAALSGKAALIALYEAWHDAQLDGADHSRTGLIIGGSNTTQRELMQVFEKNGEMPQFVNPTYGLSFMDSDLSGLCTEQFGIKGPAFTVGGASASGQAAVIQAAQGINGGLFDRCIVIGALADLSYMECHALRSLGAMGTDTYAERPEAACRPFDRHTDGFIFGEACGAIVLERAESAEQRGARSWAGLKGWGMASDANRNPNPSAEGEMTVIRQALERAGLSAKEIDYINPHGTGSPIGDKTECRALSESGLSHARINATKSITGHGLSAAGTVEIIAALLQMRESKLHPTRNLTEPIDGAFQWVTDEPIAHTVHHALSLSMGFGGINTALCLENHFRSR; encoded by the coding sequence ATGTCGAGGAGAAATGATGGCACGTCAGACATCAGCATTACAGGAATCGGGGTCTTAACCGCGGTCGGACAAGGCAAGGAGGCGTTTCTTGATGCGCTTATGGATGGGCGGCACGCCTTCGATGTGATGAAACGCCCCGGCCGGCAGAAAGGCAGTTCGTTTATCGGCGCGGAGCTTAGCGGATTAACGCCGCCTGATGCGCTGTCGAAGCGCTTGTACCGAAGGGCCGCATTATCAGGAAAGGCGGCGCTTATCGCTTTATATGAGGCATGGCATGACGCTCAATTAGACGGCGCTGATCACAGCCGCACCGGTCTGATCATCGGCGGTTCAAATACGACGCAGCGCGAACTGATGCAGGTCTTTGAGAAAAACGGTGAAATGCCGCAATTTGTGAATCCGACGTACGGGCTTTCTTTTATGGATAGTGATTTGTCGGGGCTTTGTACGGAGCAATTCGGGATAAAAGGGCCGGCCTTTACGGTCGGCGGCGCGTCGGCAAGCGGTCAGGCGGCGGTTATCCAGGCCGCTCAAGGAATCAATGGCGGCCTGTTTGACCGCTGTATCGTGATCGGGGCGCTGGCCGATCTGTCGTATATGGAGTGTCACGCTCTCCGCTCACTGGGAGCAATGGGCACCGATACATACGCTGAACGTCCTGAAGCCGCTTGCCGCCCGTTTGACCGGCATACGGACGGGTTTATATTCGGAGAAGCGTGCGGGGCGATCGTGCTGGAACGCGCTGAATCTGCCGAACAGAGGGGCGCGCGTTCATGGGCCGGCTTAAAGGGCTGGGGCATGGCTTCCGATGCGAACCGCAATCCGAATCCTTCAGCAGAGGGTGAAATGACGGTGATCCGCCAGGCACTGGAGCGGGCCGGTCTTTCAGCGAAAGAGATCGATTACATCAATCCGCACGGCACCGGTTCGCCGATCGGAGATAAGACTGAATGCCGGGCGCTTTCTGAAAGCGGTCTGTCGCACGCACGGATTAATGCGACAAAATCGATTACAGGTCACGGCCTGAGTGCGGCCGGAACGGTAGAAATCATTGCGGCGCTCCTGCAAATGCGGGAATCCAAGCTTCATCCGACCAGAAACTTAACGGAGCCGATCGACGGCGCATTCCAGTGGGTGACGGACGAACCGATCGCCCATACCGTACACCATGCGCTAAGCTTAAGCATGGGATTCGGAGGGATTAATACGGCGCTTTGTTTAGAAAATCATTTCCGAAGCAGATAA
- a CDS encoding hemolysin family protein encodes MDDIDSLILIGVLIALTAFFVASEFAIVRVRRSRIDQLILEGNRRAVLAKRIITDLDEYLSASQLGITLTSIGLGVLGEPAFERMLHPVFRGMGLPDSAEHVIAFAAAYGLITFLHVVVGELAPKTVAIQKAEKLTLWIAGPLRLFYVFMFPFIWVLNGSARILTGLAGLKPVSEHEGSHSEEELRILLSESLKNGEINPSEYTFVNKIFEFDNRIAREIMIPRKEIAAVSTDMSVPEMLDMMLKDKYTRWPVTDGDKDSVIGMINTKHLFSDLLFMTEDEKAEVSIASYVRPVIEVIETIPIHDLLIKMQRERIHLAILSDEYGGTSGLVTTEDILEEIVGDIRDEFDEDEQPLIQKLSERHYVLDGKVRIDQVNHLLGAGIEEEVDTIGGLVLKRNIDICSGESIQIGGYTVLVLEMDGRFIKRLEVKEEQGRAGGQETINRPLPVPEAVMLHNATLSEK; translated from the coding sequence ATGGACGATATTGACAGTTTGATTTTAATCGGTGTGCTCATTGCGTTAACGGCGTTTTTCGTGGCGAGTGAATTTGCGATCGTCAGAGTGAGGAGATCCAGAATCGATCAGCTCATCCTAGAAGGGAACAGACGGGCAGTGCTTGCAAAGCGTATCATTACGGATCTTGATGAGTATTTATCCGCCTCGCAGCTCGGCATTACACTGACATCCATCGGGCTCGGGGTGCTGGGAGAGCCAGCATTTGAGCGGATGCTTCATCCTGTGTTTCGGGGTATGGGACTGCCGGATTCTGCTGAGCATGTGATTGCTTTTGCCGCGGCGTACGGGCTGATTACATTTTTACATGTCGTCGTCGGTGAGCTTGCGCCTAAAACGGTTGCCATTCAAAAAGCGGAAAAGCTGACGTTATGGATTGCAGGGCCGCTTCGGTTATTTTACGTGTTCATGTTCCCGTTTATTTGGGTGCTGAACGGCTCCGCGAGAATTTTGACCGGTTTGGCCGGATTAAAGCCGGTATCTGAGCATGAAGGCTCCCACTCTGAAGAAGAGCTGCGGATCCTGCTGTCAGAAAGTTTAAAAAACGGAGAAATCAATCCGTCTGAATATACATTTGTGAATAAAATTTTTGAGTTTGATAATCGGATCGCCAGGGAAATCATGATTCCGAGAAAAGAAATCGCCGCTGTTTCAACTGATATGTCAGTGCCGGAAATGCTTGATATGATGCTGAAAGATAAATATACGCGCTGGCCCGTAACGGACGGGGACAAAGACAGCGTTATCGGCATGATCAATACGAAGCATCTCTTTTCAGATCTGCTGTTTATGACAGAAGATGAAAAAGCGGAAGTATCCATCGCCTCTTACGTCCGTCCGGTCATTGAAGTCATCGAGACGATTCCGATACACGATCTTCTGATAAAAATGCAGAGAGAGCGTATTCATCTGGCGATATTATCTGATGAATACGGCGGAACGTCCGGTCTTGTGACGACCGAAGACATCCTTGAAGAAATCGTCGGCGATATCAGAGACGAATTTGATGAAGACGAACAGCCGCTGATTCAAAAGCTGTCCGAACGCCATTATGTGCTGGACGGAAAGGTTCGCATCGATCAGGTAAATCATCTGCTCGGCGCAGGGATTGAAGAGGAAGTCGACACGATCGGCGGGCTTGTGCTGAAGCGGAATATTGATATCTGTTCGGGTGAGTCGATACAGATCGGGGGATACACTGTCCTCGTATTAGAAATGGACGGCCGGTTTATTAAACGTCTTGAAGTAAAAGAAGAACAGGGCCGCGCTGGCGGTCAGGAAACAATAAACCGCCCCCTGCCCGTGCCTGAAGCGGTCATGCTTCATAACGCAACCTTGAGCGAAAAATAA
- the crcB gene encoding fluoride efflux transporter CrcB, with amino-acid sequence MTIVLMLIAAGIGAVLRFLLGQTISERTKGFPIPLGMAAVNLLGSFGLGMFTGLGLDNPSAGIIIATGFFGAFTTFSTFSIEAVQLMMNNRIKESLLYIAVSAAGSLLAFWCGLIIISI; translated from the coding sequence ATGACGATTGTTTTGATGCTTATCGCAGCGGGAATCGGAGCGGTATTGCGTTTTCTGCTGGGTCAAACCATTTCAGAAAGGACAAAAGGTTTTCCGATTCCGCTTGGAATGGCTGCGGTCAACCTGCTCGGCTCTTTCGGTCTCGGCATGTTCACCGGACTGGGTCTGGATAATCCTTCCGCCGGTATCATCATCGCGACAGGTTTTTTCGGTGCGTTTACGACCTTTTCCACCTTCAGTATTGAAGCCGTGCAGCTGATGATGAACAATCGCATAAAGGAAAGCCTGCTCTATATCGCAGTTTCAGCAGCCGGAAGCCTTTTGGCGTTCTGGTGCGGCCTCATTATCATATCCATTTAA
- a CDS encoding fluoride efflux transporter FluC: MKQYIAIFIGGALGALLRFELSTHIHSSSFPAATFLENAAGSLLLGLITGYFVIRAKRPLLTAFFGTGFCGGFTTMSTFAKETVFLLQSSPAAAFCYAAATLFAGLALAYAGIFCGRRIALRSAGKGHETS, from the coding sequence ATGAAACAATACATCGCAATTTTTATCGGAGGGGCGCTTGGCGCTTTGCTCCGCTTTGAATTGAGCACGCACATTCACAGCAGTTCTTTCCCCGCGGCTACTTTCCTCGAAAACGCGGCGGGAAGCCTTTTACTTGGTCTTATCACGGGTTATTTTGTCATTCGGGCAAAGCGCCCTCTTCTAACCGCCTTTTTCGGAACCGGTTTTTGCGGAGGTTTCACGACGATGTCAACCTTCGCAAAAGAAACCGTCTTTTTGCTGCAATCGTCTCCCGCAGCTGCTTTTTGTTATGCTGCCGCGACATTATTCGCCGGCCTTGCCCTTGCGTATGCCGGCATTTTCTGCGGACGGCGGATTGCTCTCCGTTCAGCGGGAAAGGGGCATGAAACGTCATGA
- a CDS encoding glycerophosphodiester phosphodiesterase: MYTIAHRGASGNAPENTFAAFDIAAELNADFIELDVQLTKDGHIVVIHDDRVDRTTDGSGFVKDYTLKQLQSLDAGSWYGAEFKGERIPLLEEVLKRYHSKIGFLIELKGHASQVGLEKAVGQLLSKFSFSIYHIVQSFSLKSIQIFHDMYPSVPTAIIARPSFGMFSKSQLTAYKSAANYVNIKYTRLNRFLISTAHRHGLKVFAWTVRNKKTAEKLQMMAVDGIVTDFPDFISKDG, encoded by the coding sequence TTGTATACCATCGCCCATCGCGGCGCATCCGGTAATGCGCCCGAAAATACATTTGCGGCATTTGATATCGCGGCCGAATTGAACGCTGATTTCATTGAGCTTGACGTCCAGCTCACAAAAGACGGACACATTGTCGTCATTCATGATGACAGAGTCGACAGGACAACGGACGGCTCCGGTTTTGTAAAAGATTACACGCTGAAGCAGCTGCAGTCTTTGGACGCCGGAAGCTGGTACGGAGCTGAGTTTAAAGGAGAGCGGATTCCCCTGCTCGAAGAGGTCTTGAAGCGCTATCATTCTAAAATCGGATTTTTAATTGAACTAAAAGGGCACGCTTCTCAAGTCGGTCTTGAAAAAGCAGTCGGCCAGCTGTTAAGCAAGTTTTCCTTTTCCATTTATCATATCGTTCAATCTTTCAGCCTCAAGTCGATTCAGATCTTTCATGACATGTATCCGTCCGTTCCGACTGCGATCATTGCCAGGCCCAGCTTTGGGATGTTTTCCAAAAGCCAGCTGACCGCCTACAAATCAGCCGCAAATTATGTCAATATTAAATACACCCGCCTGAATCGGTTCTTGATTTCCACCGCCCACAGACACGGCCTGAAAGTATTTGCATGGACGGTCAGAAACAAAAAGACGGCCGAAAAGCTGCAAATGATGGCAGTTGACGGCATTGTAACTGATTTTCCGGATTTTATTTCTAAGGATGGCTGA
- a CDS encoding YhdX family protein — protein MGKGRLKVEERIKAETDAEIQKATLLKQTQSKKK, from the coding sequence ATGGGAAAAGGGAGATTGAAAGTGGAAGAAAGAATTAAAGCCGAAACCGATGCTGAAATTCAAAAAGCGACTCTCCTGAAACAGACACAATCGAAGAAGAAATAG
- a CDS encoding mechanosensitive ion channel family protein, giving the protein MMTHFQSFFTLDHISQIGISIGILAAFLILRKLFVKYFFQLVYKLANKPKTDIFKQIAIAFDKPARWFFVALGLFLAIEYSPFLDGQMDIVKKMYRSLIVALIAWGLCNLTSASSFLFHKVNQRFELDMDDILAPFLSKVLRFVILALSVSVIAQEFNYDVNGFVAGLGLGGLAFALAAKDTISNFFGGIIIITEKPFTIGDWVETSSVTGGVEDITFRSTRFRTAQGALVTVPNSTLSMEAITNWTRMTKRQVTFSIRVSYATPIDRLERCIIRLREMLREHEGVHDDTIMVHFDVFADSYYNLFFNFYTKTIVWAESLDVRQDINRRIIDLFAEEGVEFAYPGQTVFVKQKNQDEPVQVNGHSGEKERA; this is encoded by the coding sequence ATGATGACACATTTTCAGAGCTTTTTTACTCTTGACCATATTTCACAGATCGGTATCAGCATTGGAATTTTAGCGGCTTTTCTCATTTTGAGAAAGCTGTTTGTCAAATACTTTTTTCAGCTTGTTTATAAATTGGCGAACAAACCGAAAACCGACATATTCAAACAGATTGCCATCGCGTTTGACAAGCCGGCCAGATGGTTTTTCGTGGCGCTGGGGCTGTTTTTGGCGATTGAGTATTCGCCGTTTTTAGACGGGCAGATGGATATTGTCAAAAAAATGTACCGCTCCCTGATCGTGGCGCTGATCGCCTGGGGGCTTTGCAATCTGACATCCGCGTCTTCCTTTTTATTTCATAAAGTCAATCAGCGCTTTGAGCTTGATATGGATGACATTTTGGCGCCGTTTTTATCCAAGGTGCTGCGCTTTGTCATTCTCGCGCTCAGCGTCAGTGTAATCGCGCAGGAATTTAATTATGATGTAAACGGGTTCGTGGCCGGACTCGGACTTGGCGGGCTGGCCTTCGCACTCGCGGCTAAAGATACGATCAGCAATTTTTTCGGCGGTATCATCATCATTACGGAGAAGCCGTTTACGATCGGCGACTGGGTCGAGACGTCGTCTGTGACGGGGGGCGTAGAAGATATTACATTCAGAAGCACAAGGTTCCGCACGGCGCAGGGGGCGCTTGTCACCGTGCCCAATTCAACGCTGTCCATGGAAGCCATCACAAACTGGACGAGAATGACGAAGCGCCAGGTTACGTTTTCCATTCGTGTCTCTTATGCGACGCCGATTGACCGTTTAGAGCGGTGCATCATCAGGCTCAGAGAAATGCTGCGTGAACATGAAGGCGTACATGATGATACGATTATGGTTCATTTTGACGTGTTTGCAGACAGCTATTACAATCTGTTTTTTAACTTCTACACAAAGACCATCGTCTGGGCGGAAAGTCTGGATGTGCGGCAGGATATCAACCGCCGGATTATTGATCTTTTTGCGGAGGAAGGCGTGGAATTCGCCTATCCGGGCCAAACGGTTTTTGTGAAACAGAAAAATCAGGATGAACCGGTTCAAGTCAATGGTCATTCCGGAGAAAAAGAACGGGCATAA
- a CDS encoding NAD-dependent protein deacylase, which translates to MTLINQAERIMVLTGAGMSTESGIPDFRSAGGIWTEDTSRMEAMSREYFERRPRDFWPKFKQLFQMKMSGSYEPNAGHKYLADLEKRGKQVDIFTQNIDGLHRKARSSSVYELHGSIQTAACPRCGARYGLSHLLKEEVPECTAETGDHAVCGAVLKTDVVLFGDLVQHFETLYEKLDKADLLLVIGTSLEVAPARFVPEDVSRIPGLKQVIINLEPTYCDHLFDLVIHEKIGEFAKRISAAT; encoded by the coding sequence ATGACATTGATCAATCAGGCTGAACGTATCATGGTGCTGACGGGAGCGGGCATGAGCACGGAATCCGGCATTCCTGATTTTCGTTCGGCGGGCGGTATATGGACCGAAGACACCTCCAGAATGGAAGCGATGAGCAGGGAATACTTTGAACGCCGTCCGCGCGACTTCTGGCCTAAATTCAAACAGCTGTTTCAGATGAAAATGAGCGGAAGTTATGAACCGAATGCCGGCCATAAGTATTTGGCGGATCTTGAAAAGCGGGGAAAACAGGTAGACATTTTCACGCAGAATATTGACGGGCTTCATAGAAAAGCGAGAAGCAGCAGTGTCTATGAGCTTCACGGTTCAATTCAGACCGCCGCATGCCCCCGCTGCGGAGCGCGCTACGGGCTTTCACATCTGCTGAAGGAAGAAGTGCCGGAATGTACGGCGGAGACCGGAGATCATGCGGTATGCGGCGCTGTATTAAAGACGGATGTCGTCCTGTTCGGCGATCTTGTTCAGCATTTTGAAACCCTTTATGAAAAGCTTGATAAAGCTGATCTTCTTCTTGTGATCGGCACTTCGCTTGAGGTGGCGCCGGCAAGGTTTGTCCCTGAGGATGTGAGCCGGATTCCCGGTTTGAAGCAGGTGATCATTAACCTTGAGCCGACATATTGCGACCATTTATTTGATCTTGTCATTCATGAGAAGATCGGTGAATTTGCAAAGCGGATCAGCGCCGCGACATAA
- a CDS encoding polysaccharide deacetylase family protein, giving the protein MRKTKEGASPSLFSLAFKLTSLAVLCGLLLVIVIMGYSASAAKNKQVTVTANGQLRDETESLRLKNDSPDVLLKHLQKEQDTGKKTVYLTFDDGPSPYTEQLLNVLKANGAKATFFMLEPRMKAYKHSVERANREGIALGLHGVTHDNHLFYQTPTSPLKEMQQGRDTLQAITGVKTDLVRTPYGSKPSLTDTQIKHLEKGGFVYWDWTIDSEDWKYKNARYVPEVLNQLAYLESVHTSRPHVILMHDLPATVHALPSLIQKLKAQGYSFDVLTDQMIPVHE; this is encoded by the coding sequence ATGCGCAAGACAAAAGAAGGTGCTTCCCCTTCTCTGTTTTCATTGGCTTTTAAACTTACGAGTTTAGCAGTTTTGTGCGGACTGCTTCTGGTAATCGTCATAATGGGTTATTCCGCTTCCGCCGCAAAAAACAAGCAGGTCACCGTGACCGCAAACGGACAGCTTCGAGACGAAACAGAAAGCCTGCGGCTGAAAAATGATTCTCCCGACGTCTTACTTAAACATTTGCAGAAAGAGCAAGACACAGGGAAAAAAACGGTATATTTAACCTTCGACGACGGGCCGTCTCCATATACTGAACAGCTGTTGAATGTATTGAAGGCAAATGGCGCAAAAGCCACTTTTTTTATGCTTGAACCGCGGATGAAAGCCTATAAGCATTCCGTGGAAAGAGCGAACCGGGAAGGAATCGCGCTCGGCCTGCATGGCGTGACGCACGATAATCATCTGTTTTATCAAACACCGACATCGCCGCTGAAAGAAATGCAGCAGGGACGCGATACGCTCCAGGCAATCACCGGAGTGAAAACGGATCTTGTCCGTACGCCTTACGGCAGCAAACCGTCATTGACAGACACCCAGATTAAGCATCTCGAAAAAGGCGGCTTCGTGTACTGGGACTGGACGATAGACAGCGAGGACTGGAAGTACAAGAATGCCCGGTACGTGCCGGAAGTGCTGAATCAGCTCGCATATTTGGAAAGTGTTCATACGAGCAGGCCGCATGTCATTTTAATGCACGATCTGCCTGCGACGGTGCATGCTTTGCCGAGCCTGATCCAAAAACTGAAAGCTCAGGGCTACTCATTTGACGTGCTGACGGATCAAATGATTCCCGTCCATGAATAA
- the dat gene encoding D-amino-acid transaminase, whose protein sequence is MKALVNGQLIDREEAAVDIEDRGYQFGDGVYEVIRVYNGALFGLREHIVRLFRSAAEIGIALPFSAEDIEWDLQKLVQENKLIDGGVYIQTTRGKAPRKHQYDKGLEPQTTAYTFSVKKPENEQKAGAQAITAEDKRWLRCDIKSLNLLYNVMIKQKAYEAGAYEAVLIRDGAVTEGTSSNVYAVINGTVRTHPANELILNGITRIKLLELMKENGIEVREKPLTEDELRGADEIFISSTTSELIPIVTLDGKPVGSGAPGPVAKTILEAFQSRIQQEIGVQS, encoded by the coding sequence ATGAAGGCATTAGTAAACGGCCAGTTGATTGATCGTGAGGAAGCGGCAGTTGATATTGAGGACCGCGGATATCAATTCGGTGACGGTGTGTATGAAGTCATCAGAGTGTATAACGGCGCCTTATTCGGACTGCGGGAGCATATCGTCCGTCTTTTCAGAAGCGCCGCAGAAATCGGTATCGCCCTTCCGTTCTCCGCAGAAGACATAGAATGGGATCTGCAAAAGCTCGTACAGGAAAACAAACTCATTGACGGCGGAGTTTATATTCAGACGACGAGAGGGAAGGCGCCGCGAAAGCACCAGTATGACAAGGGATTGGAGCCGCAGACGACGGCATACACCTTTTCAGTGAAAAAACCGGAAAATGAACAAAAAGCCGGAGCGCAGGCCATAACGGCGGAAGACAAACGCTGGCTGAGATGTGACATTAAGAGTCTGAATTTACTGTATAATGTGATGATCAAACAAAAAGCATATGAAGCAGGCGCATATGAAGCAGTGCTGATAAGAGACGGGGCGGTAACGGAAGGAACCTCATCCAATGTATACGCCGTCATTAACGGCACCGTTCGGACGCATCCTGCAAACGAGCTGATTTTAAACGGCATTACCAGAATAAAACTTTTAGAACTGATGAAAGAAAACGGGATTGAGGTGCGGGAGAAGCCCCTTACTGAAGACGAACTCAGAGGCGCGGATGAAATTTTTATCTCGTCAACGACGTCTGAACTAATCCCGATCGTAACCCTTGACGGAAAACCGGTCGGCAGCGGTGCGCCGGGTCCTGTAGCCAAAACGATACTGGAGGCATTTCAGTCGCGCATTCAGCAGGAGATCGGAGTTCAATCATAA
- a CDS encoding TetR/AcrR family transcriptional regulator has protein sequence MPKIIDHEKRRKQIAEATWRTILERGMEGATVRNIAREAGLSLGALRHYFTTQDELLGYAMTLVKEKVAARINEVAMTDLPPKEKAVRLMLEIIPTDEESMAEMEVWFAFTAYARHKGEEFHPQHDGILEYIRSLIDWLDENKHLKPNLDKEIEAEKLYAIADGLALHAMLEPNRLSKEKISRVLIQHIESLFI, from the coding sequence ATGCCTAAAATAATCGACCACGAAAAAAGAAGAAAACAAATAGCCGAAGCCACATGGCGGACGATTCTGGAACGGGGCATGGAAGGAGCGACAGTGAGAAACATCGCCCGGGAAGCGGGTCTTTCTTTAGGCGCGCTGAGGCACTATTTCACCACCCAGGACGAGCTTTTGGGGTACGCGATGACACTCGTAAAAGAAAAAGTTGCCGCCAGAATTAACGAAGTCGCCATGACAGATCTGCCGCCGAAAGAAAAAGCGGTGCGTCTGATGCTTGAAATCATCCCGACAGATGAAGAATCGATGGCTGAAATGGAGGTATGGTTCGCTTTCACAGCTTACGCCAGACATAAGGGGGAAGAATTTCATCCCCAGCACGACGGGATCTTGGAATATATCCGGAGCCTGATTGACTGGCTGGATGAAAATAAGCATCTGAAACCAAATCTTGATAAAGAGATAGAAGCGGAGAAATTGTATGCCATCGCAGACGGATTGGCGCTGCATGCCATGCTTGAACCGAATCGTCTTTCAAAAGAGAAGATCTCCCGCGTGCTCATTCAGCATATCGAATCTCTTTTTATCTGA
- a CDS encoding universal stress protein translates to MFHADRLIAAFDGSDDSKKALQKAIDLSKTFHADLTVVHSHNAKDTQTIVDPPRPGAGATYIGGGIASVPDPLQAERISPDPMIYEDRTEEIIAEARMLMNGAEIDGDIDILEGDPADAIIEHADRISADLIVIGSRDRNRLKKLLFGSVSEKLSSKSDIPVLIVK, encoded by the coding sequence ATGTTTCATGCGGACCGGTTGATTGCAGCTTTTGACGGAAGTGATGACAGTAAGAAAGCGCTACAAAAAGCCATAGACCTTTCAAAAACGTTTCACGCGGATTTAACGGTCGTGCATTCCCACAATGCAAAAGATACCCAGACGATTGTTGATCCTCCGAGGCCGGGAGCCGGGGCGACATATATCGGAGGCGGGATTGCAAGCGTTCCTGATCCGCTCCAAGCGGAAAGAATCTCCCCTGATCCCATGATTTATGAAGACCGCACGGAAGAAATCATTGCCGAAGCGAGAATGCTGATGAACGGCGCTGAGATTGACGGAGATATCGACATTTTAGAAGGTGATCCCGCTGACGCCATTATCGAGCATGCCGATCGCATATCGGCGGATTTGATCGTCATCGGAAGCCGAGACCGGAACAGGCTGAAAAAACTTTTATTCGGAAGCGTCAGTGAAAAGCTGTCGTCTAAATCCGATATTCCGGTGCTTATCGTAAAATGA